One genomic segment of Amycolatopsis sp. Hca4 includes these proteins:
- a CDS encoding hydroxypyruvate isomerase family protein: MPEGHSLPYVANLSILFKEVPLLERAAAAREAGFTDVEYWWPFDSAVPAREDVDAFVRSLDGVRLRGLNFYAGDMAAGERGLVSWLGRETEFADSLVIAIGIAERTGCRSFNALYGNRLDGEDPAKQDDLARVHLDKAADAAARIGAQLVLEPLSGADRYPLKTAADAVAVLDDLGRDNVRLLADLYHLAVNGDDLDALAKRHIARIGHVQIADAPGRHQPGTGELDIEGHLAKLQNAGYAGFVGIEYVPDPDTVTSLAWLPKTRRGRA, translated from the coding sequence ATGCCTGAAGGTCACTCCCTGCCGTACGTCGCCAACCTGTCGATCCTCTTCAAGGAGGTCCCGCTGCTCGAGCGGGCCGCCGCCGCGCGGGAGGCCGGGTTCACCGACGTCGAGTACTGGTGGCCGTTCGACTCCGCGGTGCCCGCGCGCGAGGACGTGGACGCCTTCGTGCGCAGCCTCGACGGGGTCCGCCTGCGGGGGCTGAACTTCTACGCCGGCGACATGGCCGCGGGGGAGCGGGGCCTGGTGTCGTGGCTCGGCCGCGAGACCGAGTTCGCCGACAGCCTCGTCATCGCCATCGGGATCGCCGAGCGCACCGGCTGCCGCAGCTTCAACGCGCTCTACGGCAACCGGCTCGACGGCGAAGACCCGGCCAAGCAGGACGATCTGGCCCGCGTGCACCTGGACAAGGCCGCCGACGCCGCCGCGCGGATCGGGGCGCAGCTGGTGCTCGAACCGCTCTCCGGCGCGGACCGCTATCCGCTCAAAACCGCCGCGGACGCCGTGGCCGTGCTCGACGACCTCGGGCGCGACAACGTGCGGCTGCTGGCCGACCTCTACCACTTGGCCGTCAACGGCGACGACCTCGACGCACTGGCGAAGCGGCACATCGCCCGGATCGGGCACGTGCAAATCGCCGACGCTCCCGGCCGCCACCAGCCCGGCACCGGCGAGCTGGACATCGAGGGGCACCTGGCGAAGCTGCAGAACGCGGGCTACGCCGGGTTCGTCGGGATCGAGTACGTCCCCGACCCCGACACCGTCACGTCGCTCGCCTGGCTGCCGAAAACCCGAAGGGGACGAGCATGA
- a CDS encoding Lsr2 family protein, translating into MAQRVQVQMVDDLDGSEASQTVPFSLDGVTYEIDLSEENASALRDELARYVAAARRIGGRKVRLATGQSLGGSSGASTDRERNRQIREWAQANGYEVAERGRLSSEIIAGFEADQAAAAEPADAKPARKRATRKKA; encoded by the coding sequence ATGGCGCAACGGGTGCAGGTCCAGATGGTGGACGACCTCGACGGCAGCGAGGCTTCGCAGACCGTCCCCTTCAGCCTCGACGGGGTGACGTACGAGATCGACCTGTCCGAGGAGAACGCCTCCGCGCTGCGGGACGAGCTGGCTCGCTACGTCGCCGCCGCGCGGCGCATCGGTGGCCGCAAGGTCCGCCTCGCGACCGGCCAGTCCCTTGGCGGCTCGTCCGGTGCGAGCACCGACCGCGAGCGCAACCGCCAGATCCGCGAGTGGGCCCAGGCGAACGGCTACGAGGTGGCCGAGCGCGGCCGCCTGTCCAGCGAGATCATCGCGGGCTTCGAGGCCGACCAGGCCGCGGCGGCCGAGCCGGCCGACGCCAAGCCGGCGCGCAAGCGAGCGACCCGCAAGAAGGCTTGA
- a CDS encoding class I SAM-dependent methyltransferase, giving the protein MTRADFPGNAPHTSQTAFLAAAARAAHLLVDAEPFVFSDTLAARLLGDRADELLAYHRLHGTHPILAGARAEAVCRSRFTETRLMRRNSGIDQYLILGAGLDSFAYRTSSRRFRVFEVDHPATQAAKRELLARAGVAEPVSVTFVPVDFEAEPLRERLVQSGLDPVRPVFASWLGVTMYLTPAAIAAVLRELGGFASGSEIVADHLLPPELRDAAGNGYVEAVGPVTAGRGEPWRTFLSPTALATLLHDAGFEVVEQAGQRQSIPARLWQRTDALRPAALSALAHARLPK; this is encoded by the coding sequence ATGACCCGAGCCGACTTTCCCGGTAATGCACCTCACACCAGTCAGACCGCCTTCCTGGCGGCCGCCGCGCGCGCGGCACATTTGCTCGTCGACGCCGAGCCGTTCGTCTTCTCCGATACCCTCGCCGCTCGCCTCCTCGGCGACCGCGCCGACGAACTCCTGGCTTACCATCGGCTCCACGGTACCCATCCGATCCTGGCCGGAGCACGTGCCGAAGCGGTGTGCCGGAGCCGGTTCACCGAGACGCGCCTGATGCGCCGCAATTCCGGTATAGACCAGTATCTGATTCTCGGCGCCGGCCTCGATTCGTTCGCGTATCGGACCTCCTCGCGACGATTCCGCGTGTTCGAGGTCGACCACCCGGCGACCCAGGCCGCCAAACGGGAACTGCTGGCCCGCGCCGGCGTCGCCGAACCGGTGTCGGTCACCTTCGTCCCGGTCGACTTCGAAGCCGAACCGCTGCGGGAACGGCTCGTCCAGAGTGGACTGGACCCGGTTCGCCCCGTGTTCGCCAGCTGGCTCGGTGTCACCATGTACCTGACCCCGGCGGCGATTGCCGCGGTTTTGCGTGAGCTCGGCGGATTCGCATCCGGTTCGGAAATCGTGGCCGACCACCTGCTGCCCCCGGAACTGCGCGACGCGGCCGGGAACGGCTACGTCGAAGCGGTCGGACCGGTGACCGCCGGGCGCGGAGAGCCGTGGCGCACGTTCCTGTCCCCCACCGCACTGGCCACCCTCCTGCACGACGCCGGTTTCGAAGTCGTCGAACAGGCCGGACAGCGGCAGAGCATCCCCGCGCGGCTGTGGCAGCGCACCGACGCACTGCGGCCCGCCGCACTTTCCGCACTGGCGCACGCGCGCCTGCCGAAGTGA